The proteins below come from a single Prochlorococcus marinus str. MIT 9215 genomic window:
- a CDS encoding aldo/keto reductase, with translation MKKRIGLGTWSWGNKLFWDYQSTNDNDLRETYDEALRRGFDLIDTADSYGTGNLQGRSELLIGKFLLNTSSAKKKRIQVATKLAPYPWRIGDRGFNKPFFKSLERLNKKLDIVQLHWSTAKYNPWQELDLLNNLCDLKDQGFDFQIGLSNIGPRRLKKLINFLVKRDQRLKSVQIQFSLLAPDLNKQYKVKKICEENNIEFLAYSPLSFGILCIDPDKEENKEKSFIRNALFESYKKPTYELRRCLKRIANQRSVSQAQVAINWCCYQGAIPIVGMRKKSQVIDVSNIFKWDLNKNEFIALQEVSKNCLKKMPKNPFSSI, from the coding sequence GTGAAGAAAAGAATTGGATTAGGTACTTGGTCTTGGGGTAATAAGCTTTTTTGGGATTACCAATCTACAAATGACAATGATTTACGTGAGACATATGATGAAGCGTTACGAAGAGGTTTTGATCTAATTGATACTGCAGATTCATATGGAACTGGGAATCTTCAGGGTAGAAGTGAATTATTGATAGGCAAATTTTTACTAAATACTTCTTCAGCAAAGAAAAAAAGAATCCAAGTAGCAACCAAACTCGCGCCTTATCCTTGGAGAATCGGTGACAGAGGTTTTAATAAACCTTTTTTTAAAAGTTTAGAGAGACTTAATAAAAAATTAGATATAGTTCAATTACATTGGTCAACTGCAAAATATAATCCTTGGCAGGAATTAGACCTGTTGAATAATCTTTGCGATTTAAAAGATCAAGGCTTTGATTTTCAAATTGGCTTATCAAATATTGGTCCTCGAAGGTTAAAAAAATTAATTAATTTTTTGGTAAAAAGAGATCAAAGGTTAAAAAGCGTTCAGATACAATTTTCCTTACTTGCGCCTGATTTAAACAAACAATATAAGGTCAAAAAAATTTGCGAAGAAAATAATATTGAATTCTTGGCTTATAGTCCTTTGTCCTTTGGAATACTTTGTATTGATCCAGATAAAGAAGAAAATAAAGAAAAAAGTTTTATTCGTAATGCGTTATTTGAAAGCTATAAGAAACCAACATATGAATTACGGAGGTGTCTAAAAAGGATTGCGAATCAAAGATCAGTTTCCCAAGCTCAAGTAGCAATTAATTGGTGTTGTTATCAAGGAGCTATTCCAATAGTTGGAATGCGAAAAAAATCTCAAGTTATAGATGTATCGAATATATTCAAGTGGGATTTAAATAAAAATGAATTTATAGCACTTCAGGAAGTTTCAAAAAATTGTTTAAAAAAAATGCCTAAAAATCCTTTTTCGAGTATTTAA
- a CDS encoding THUMP domain-containing class I SAM-dependent RNA methyltransferase, with protein sequence MNVVASAPEGLEKSLAEEISNLGGFNINTYKRFINFECDIETFYRVHFYSRLAFRFYREIATFSCYDKQSLYEGVRDSFDWLNWLHFEKTFNVKVTGRTSSLSHTHFTALEVKNSITDLQQAVWNKRSNISLDNPDFIIHLHLNNNKAIISLQSSLESLHKRGYRPAVGNAPLKENLASGLINMTKWNGKVPLIDFMCGSGTFLIEAVNQILEVPINIDQVYLFENWLDFRKDIYLSEKNKAKYKIINYEKLPTIIGCEINKKVFEQANINISLAGLESYIEIINNDFLELQLSCKPGIIICNPPYGKKLGDQNELICLYEQMGIFLKNNFSGWEFWLLSGNPKLTKYLKMKSSVKIPVSNGGIDCRWIQYLIR encoded by the coding sequence ATGAATGTAGTTGCATCAGCTCCAGAGGGACTAGAGAAATCTTTAGCTGAAGAAATTTCAAATTTAGGTGGCTTTAACATTAATACTTATAAAAGATTTATAAATTTTGAATGTGATATTGAAACTTTTTATAGAGTACATTTCTATTCAAGATTAGCTTTTCGTTTTTATAGAGAAATTGCAACTTTTAGTTGCTATGACAAGCAATCTTTATATGAGGGCGTTAGAGATTCATTTGATTGGTTGAATTGGTTGCACTTTGAAAAAACTTTTAATGTTAAGGTAACTGGAAGAACATCTTCTTTAAGTCATACTCACTTTACTGCGCTTGAAGTAAAAAATTCTATAACTGATTTGCAACAGGCAGTTTGGAATAAAAGATCTAACATTTCTTTAGATAACCCTGATTTTATAATTCATCTTCATCTAAATAATAATAAAGCAATTATCAGTCTTCAAAGTAGTTTAGAAAGTTTACACAAACGAGGCTATAGACCCGCAGTTGGAAATGCTCCATTAAAAGAAAATTTAGCTTCTGGATTGATAAATATGACTAAATGGAATGGTAAAGTACCGTTAATTGATTTTATGTGCGGTTCAGGAACTTTTTTAATTGAGGCAGTAAATCAAATTCTTGAAGTCCCTATAAATATTGATCAAGTATATCTTTTTGAGAATTGGTTGGACTTTAGAAAAGATATTTACCTTAGTGAAAAAAATAAGGCAAAATATAAAATCATAAATTATGAAAAATTACCCACAATAATAGGTTGTGAAATTAATAAAAAGGTGTTTGAGCAGGCGAATATAAATATATCATTGGCGGGACTCGAAAGTTATATTGAAATTATAAATAATGATTTTTTAGAACTCCAATTAAGTTGTAAACCTGGGATCATCATTTGTAATCCTCCATACGGCAAAAAATTGGGCGATCAAAATGAATTAATTTGTTTATATGAACAAATGGGAATCTTCCTAAAGAATAATTTTTCAGGTTGGGAATTTTGGCTGCTAAGTGGAAATCCAAAACTAACAAAATATTTGAAAATGAAATCTTCAGTGAAAATTCCTGTTAGTAATGGGGGGATAGATTGTAGATGGATACAGTATTTAATTAGATAA
- a CDS encoding phage holin family protein, giving the protein MEKPKNKNFANTASRISAIASSVMDLHVRIALQEVDREKRRLISGGIFLAIGSILLLLVLICIHIIFYLFLKYYNNWNIEYNLLLIIFIDLFLAGLSLKLGGKLAKGPYLPQTLEGLGKTTRAVLGKK; this is encoded by the coding sequence ATGGAAAAACCCAAAAATAAAAATTTTGCAAATACAGCTTCAAGAATTTCTGCTATAGCAAGTTCAGTGATGGATTTGCACGTCAGGATAGCTCTTCAAGAAGTCGATAGAGAAAAAAGAAGATTAATTAGTGGTGGAATATTTCTGGCAATTGGAAGCATATTACTTTTACTAGTACTAATTTGCATCCATATTATTTTTTATCTTTTTCTAAAATATTATAATAACTGGAATATTGAATATAATTTATTGCTAATAATATTTATCGATTTATTTCTTGCAGGCTTAAGTTTGAAGCTTGGAGGGAAATTAGCCAAAGGACCATATCTTCCTCAAACATTAGAGGGTTTAGGCAAAACAACAAGGGCCGTTTTAGGCAAAAAATAA
- a CDS encoding DUF883 C-terminal domain-containing protein, producing METYHPPKEVEEKEDNSNLHEKEVISEKWLLEKIDSLIPLIKEKWPNIAQQTLEATKGSIDDLVEVIASHSGTSAIGIKRQLFEFIDSIKENNWEISEKIEPIESQLEELLEELNKTLRPKIEIPIRKKPLLSIAIAAGIGLLIGTLLNSGRK from the coding sequence ATGGAGACTTACCATCCTCCCAAAGAAGTAGAAGAAAAAGAAGATAACTCTAACCTTCATGAAAAAGAGGTTATCTCAGAAAAATGGTTACTTGAAAAAATTGACAGTTTAATACCATTAATAAAAGAAAAATGGCCCAACATTGCACAACAAACCCTTGAAGCCACAAAAGGGAGTATTGATGATTTAGTTGAAGTAATTGCTAGCCATAGTGGAACCTCAGCAATTGGAATAAAACGCCAGCTATTTGAATTTATTGATTCAATAAAAGAAAACAACTGGGAAATATCAGAAAAAATTGAACCTATCGAAAGTCAATTAGAAGAATTATTAGAAGAACTAAACAAAACTCTTAGACCAAAAATAGAAATTCCAATAAGAAAAAAGCCACTATTATCTATCGCCATTGCAGCTGGTATTGGTTTATTAATAGGAACTCTCTTAAACAGTGGAAGAAAATAA
- the smc gene encoding chromosome segregation protein SMC has translation MRLVHINQVEFENFKSFGGNVKIPLEEGFTVVTGPNGSGKSNILDGILFCLGLANSRGMRAERLPDLINNSKVKEGKSSETSVSVKFNIQDWSPREDLPPLELEEEEIALNKGQKEWVVSRKLRLMPGGSYASTYTSDGKQCTLQQIQRILRDISVDPEGSNVVMQGDVTRIVSMNNKERRNLIDELAGVALFDTRIEQTNAKLNDVFERQERCEILENELQSSKNKLEKECEKAKLYKKLKATLLQITELEKVLIFDKQVKHVESIEKKESEIEKNKILFNNQKESISKEISVLEDALKILVDELKEKGEDKLIKVNSDIGSINSSLRELDRISSLNREEGIKLQKQRDEIAISKRNIESEKNRQENFDENFLNQLNLQIDDLTLKHKLSRQKLSDAAGESGEFSKQSIKLNAELESIKNQINPLEIKKRKIEEETIQNNIQKDEILSQIDSLDLEKQKLFEGNQRIKEISDTKNKNLASNSTEINSLKNAIDLLIKTKSRLNNEQLRLEKDLSRFESRKEALNESRGSYALRILLEAGLEGIHGYVAQLGEVSEKNRYALEIAAGNRLGQIVVDNDHIAAKAIEILKKKKAGRLTFLPLNRIKSQKKNYAISRFENNRENGFIDKAINLITFDEVYSDVFRYVFGDTLVFSDLSSARLSTQKKRLVTLSGELLEASGAITGGSKLNKDLAYRFGINNDIDDSSPIKERLLVIEEALKESNNDLIIKNNRLSKLNSNRSLIIEDCASFNKEIEVNQDSLKAVSHRIEDCKSRLNKLDTANNLLVNELDHLKNELKPYHDRFDELQTIQKTNYEKNQKSSLIAFNNDFNNLDKKLELLIKERDTLIDKKNQFALNKERINNSLKINLLQEKNLQESIKNLAIAHSEWIEKRDKFKKELLALDNKKNSLEKDLGLLRRKRDELNASISNKRQEYNNYLLKLEYLERDTHSLKEEMRSEKIKLENYKKDLPNPSPEFGEYEGKSLESLQSEISIINAKLQSLEPVNMLALDELEELVERLNGLREKLEILSNERSELLLRIETVSTMRQEAFMQAFTEVDKHFKEIFANLSDGDGFLQLENPNSPLEGGLTLVAHPKGKNVRRLASMSGGEKSLTALSFLFALQKYQPSPFYALDEVDSFLDGINVERLSKLISNQSSNAQFIVVSHRRPMISASERTIGVAQARGANTQVLGLPNAA, from the coding sequence TTGAGATTGGTACATATCAATCAGGTCGAGTTTGAAAATTTTAAATCTTTTGGGGGAAATGTGAAAATTCCTCTAGAAGAGGGTTTTACTGTGGTTACGGGTCCTAACGGTTCTGGAAAAAGTAATATTTTAGATGGAATTTTGTTCTGTTTAGGTCTAGCTAATAGTAGAGGGATGAGGGCTGAAAGATTACCAGATCTAATAAATAACTCCAAAGTTAAAGAGGGTAAGTCATCAGAAACATCTGTATCGGTAAAATTTAATATTCAAGATTGGTCTCCCAGAGAGGACCTTCCGCCTTTGGAACTAGAAGAAGAAGAAATTGCCCTTAATAAAGGTCAAAAAGAATGGGTAGTTTCTAGAAAATTAAGGCTTATGCCAGGTGGCTCTTATGCTTCTACTTATACTTCTGATGGAAAACAATGTACATTGCAACAAATACAGAGAATATTAAGAGATATTAGTGTTGATCCTGAGGGCAGCAATGTTGTTATGCAAGGTGATGTAACAAGAATAGTATCAATGAATAATAAGGAAAGAAGAAATCTTATTGATGAATTAGCAGGAGTCGCACTTTTTGATACAAGAATAGAACAAACTAATGCAAAATTAAATGACGTTTTCGAAAGACAAGAAAGATGTGAGATTTTAGAAAACGAATTGCAATCTAGTAAGAATAAGCTTGAAAAAGAATGTGAAAAAGCAAAGCTATATAAAAAGTTAAAGGCAACACTATTGCAAATAACGGAATTAGAGAAAGTTCTTATTTTTGATAAACAAGTTAAGCATGTTGAATCTATAGAAAAAAAAGAAAGTGAAATTGAAAAAAATAAAATATTATTTAATAACCAAAAAGAATCTATTAGCAAAGAAATATCAGTCTTAGAAGATGCTTTGAAAATACTGGTTGATGAGCTTAAGGAGAAAGGAGAGGATAAATTGATAAAAGTCAATTCTGATATTGGAAGTATTAATTCTAGCTTGAGAGAACTTGATAGGATATCAAGTCTTAATAGAGAAGAAGGTATTAAATTACAAAAGCAGAGAGATGAAATTGCAATTTCTAAGAGGAATATCGAATCAGAAAAGAATAGACAAGAAAATTTCGATGAAAATTTTTTAAATCAATTGAACTTGCAAATTGATGATCTCACTTTAAAACACAAATTATCCAGACAAAAACTTTCTGATGCGGCTGGAGAATCTGGAGAATTCTCAAAACAAAGTATCAAATTAAATGCAGAGCTTGAAAGTATAAAAAATCAAATTAATCCTTTAGAAATAAAAAAAAGGAAAATTGAAGAAGAAACTATCCAAAATAATATTCAAAAAGATGAGATATTATCTCAGATTGACTCCTTAGACTTAGAAAAGCAGAAACTTTTTGAGGGAAATCAAAGAATAAAAGAGATATCCGACACAAAGAATAAAAACTTGGCAAGTAATAGCACAGAAATTAATTCTTTAAAAAATGCAATTGATTTATTAATTAAAACTAAATCAAGGCTAAATAACGAGCAATTAAGGCTTGAAAAGGATTTATCTAGATTCGAAAGCAGGAAGGAAGCTTTAAATGAATCTAGAGGTTCATATGCTCTCAGAATTCTTTTAGAAGCAGGGTTAGAGGGAATACATGGTTATGTAGCTCAACTTGGAGAGGTTAGTGAGAAAAATAGATATGCATTAGAAATTGCTGCTGGAAATAGATTAGGACAAATTGTTGTTGATAATGATCATATTGCTGCTAAAGCAATTGAAATCCTTAAAAAGAAGAAAGCGGGAAGATTAACTTTCTTACCTTTAAATAGAATTAAAAGTCAAAAAAAGAATTATGCAATTTCAAGATTTGAAAATAACAGGGAGAATGGATTTATTGATAAAGCTATTAATCTAATCACTTTTGATGAAGTCTATTCAGATGTTTTTCGATATGTTTTTGGAGATACGTTGGTTTTTTCAGATTTATCCTCAGCTAGGTTATCTACACAAAAAAAAAGGTTGGTTACCTTAAGTGGTGAATTATTAGAAGCAAGTGGTGCTATTACAGGGGGCAGTAAGTTAAATAAAGATTTGGCTTATAGGTTTGGAATTAACAATGATATTGATGATTCCAGTCCTATAAAAGAAAGATTATTAGTTATCGAAGAAGCTTTAAAAGAGTCAAATAATGATTTGATAATAAAAAATAATAGACTCAGTAAATTAAATTCTAACCGCAGTCTAATAATTGAGGATTGTGCCTCATTTAATAAAGAAATTGAAGTAAATCAAGATTCTCTTAAGGCTGTCTCGCATAGAATTGAGGATTGTAAATCAAGACTAAATAAACTTGATACTGCTAATAATTTATTAGTTAACGAATTAGATCATTTAAAAAATGAATTGAAGCCTTATCATGATAGGTTTGATGAATTACAAACCATTCAAAAGACTAATTATGAAAAAAATCAAAAATCGTCATTAATAGCTTTTAATAACGATTTTAATAATCTTGATAAAAAACTTGAATTACTTATTAAAGAGAGAGATACATTAATAGATAAAAAGAATCAATTTGCTTTAAATAAAGAGCGTATCAATAATTCATTAAAAATTAATTTATTACAAGAAAAAAACTTGCAGGAATCTATTAAAAATCTCGCAATTGCTCATAGTGAATGGATAGAAAAAAGAGATAAATTTAAGAAAGAGCTTTTAGCTCTCGATAATAAAAAAAATTCTCTAGAGAAGGATTTAGGGTTATTGAGAAGGAAAAGAGATGAATTAAACGCTTCAATTTCAAATAAAAGGCAAGAATATAATAACTATCTGTTGAAGCTTGAATATCTTGAAAGGGATACGCATTCTCTTAAAGAAGAGATGAGGAGCGAGAAAATTAAATTAGAAAATTATAAAAAAGATCTACCTAATCCTTCCCCTGAGTTTGGAGAATATGAAGGGAAGAGTCTTGAATCTTTGCAATCAGAAATTTCAATCATAAATGCAAAACTACAAAGCTTAGAACCTGTTAATATGTTGGCTCTTGATGAACTAGAAGAATTAGTTGAGAGATTAAATGGTTTGCGAGAAAAATTAGAAATTCTATCCAATGAAAGATCTGAATTATTGCTGAGAATAGAAACTGTATCTACGATGCGTCAGGAGGCTTTTATGCAAGCATTCACAGAAGTGGATAAACATTTTAAAGAAATATTTGCAAATTTATCTGATGGAGATGGATTTCTTCAACTTGAAAATCCTAATTCTCCTTTAGAAGGAGGATTAACTTTAGTGGCTCATCCTAAGGGGAAAAATGTCAGAAGATTAGCCTCTATGTCAGGTGGTGAAAAATCGTTAACTGCTTTAAGTTTTTTATTTGCTTTGCAAAAGTATCAACCTTCACCTTTTTATGCATTAGATGAGGTTGATAGTTTCTTAGATGGTATAAATGTTGAAAGATTGTCAAAATTAATATCTAATCAGTCATCAAATGCTCAATTTATAGTTGTAAGTCATAGAAGGCCTATGATTAGTGCATCTGAACGAACAATTGGGGTTGCGCAAGCAAGAGGTGCTAATACTCAAGTTCTTGGGTTACCAAATGCTGCATAA
- a CDS encoding PRC-barrel domain-containing protein, whose translation MSLSNTSANKNGPNSVPSERLWLRSELMGTQVITTDTGRRLGVVGEVVVDIDRREVVALGLRDNPLTRFLPGLPKWMPLESIKQVGDVILVDSLDSLSESFSPERYGKVINCQVITESGQLLGRVLGFSFDIETGDLISLVMGAVGVPLLGEGVLSTWEIPVEEIVSSGTDRIIVYEGAEEKLKQLSSGLLEKLGVGGSSWDEREANGYSANLVPVENQLLSGSESEGQQNIMVEQYEEVLEQDDYEDDYEDDYEDELEYVEIKSSADEKNNRKKLYMDNDYSDQTQNQNSVYQIDEKNNIDFKQNKESTTNLASKRPIQNATETLDIEPLDEKNLVQDNKKSDKFEIDDPW comes from the coding sequence ATGAGTTTGTCTAACACATCTGCTAATAAAAATGGTCCTAACTCGGTTCCTAGCGAACGTTTATGGTTAAGGTCAGAATTAATGGGAACGCAAGTTATAACTACTGATACTGGGAGGCGTTTAGGTGTAGTTGGTGAAGTTGTAGTAGATATTGATAGAAGAGAGGTGGTCGCCTTGGGACTAAGAGATAATCCACTTACAAGATTTTTACCAGGTTTGCCAAAATGGATGCCTTTAGAAAGTATCAAGCAAGTTGGAGATGTTATATTAGTTGACTCTCTAGACTCTTTGAGTGAAAGCTTTTCTCCAGAAAGATATGGGAAGGTAATTAATTGTCAGGTGATTACAGAATCTGGACAACTTTTAGGAAGAGTTCTTGGCTTTTCTTTTGATATTGAGACTGGGGATTTGATTTCTCTTGTTATGGGTGCTGTTGGTGTTCCGCTTTTAGGCGAGGGAGTTTTAAGTACTTGGGAAATTCCTGTTGAAGAAATTGTTAGTAGTGGTACTGATAGGATTATTGTTTATGAAGGTGCTGAAGAAAAATTGAAGCAACTTAGTAGTGGTCTACTTGAGAAACTTGGAGTAGGGGGTTCTTCATGGGATGAAAGGGAAGCAAATGGATACTCAGCAAATCTTGTACCTGTGGAGAATCAGTTACTTTCAGGTTCTGAATCAGAAGGACAGCAAAACATTATGGTAGAACAATACGAAGAGGTTTTAGAACAAGATGATTATGAAGACGATTATGAAGACGATTATGAAGATGAACTTGAATATGTCGAAATAAAGAGTTCTGCAGATGAAAAAAATAATAGAAAAAAGCTATATATGGATAATGATTATTCGGATCAGACCCAAAATCAAAATAGTGTTTATCAAATAGATGAAAAAAATAATATTGATTTTAAGCAAAACAAAGAGTCAACTACTAATTTAGCTTCGAAAAGACCTATTCAAAATGCAACTGAAACTTTAGATATTGAACCATTAGATGAAAAGAATTTAGTACAAGATAATAAAAAATCAGACAAGTTTGAAATTGATGATCCTTGGTAA
- the accC gene encoding acetyl-CoA carboxylase biotin carboxylase subunit — translation MVEKVLIANRGEIALRIVRSCRELGIATVAVFSTVDKKALHVQLADEAVCVGDSLSNKSYLNIPNILAAATSRGVDAIHPGYGFLAENDKFAEMCNDHGIVFIGPSPKAIRSMGDKSTAKETMEAVGVPTVPGSKGLLSNIDEAYKLADDIGYPVIIKATAGGGGRGMRLVENSDNLEKMFKAAQGEAEAAFGNDGLYMEKFIKKPRHVEIQILADRSGNVVHLGERDCSVQRRHQKLLEESPSPAINAELRKKMGNAAIAAAKSIGYEGAGTVEFLVDDDDNFYFMEMNTRIQVEHPVTEMVTGVDLIAEQIRIASGANLEFNQDDIHLNGHAIECRINAEDPSHNFRPSPGKITGWLPPGGPGVRVDSHVYTGYEIPPFYDSLIGKLIVWGKDRNTAIKRMNRALNECAVTGIPTTINFHLTLLNKDKFKEGKIHTKYVEEELLPNY, via the coding sequence ATGGTTGAAAAAGTTTTAATTGCTAATCGTGGAGAAATAGCTTTACGAATTGTCAGAAGTTGTAGAGAACTAGGTATTGCAACCGTCGCAGTTTTTAGTACTGTAGATAAAAAAGCATTGCATGTTCAGCTTGCTGATGAAGCGGTTTGTGTTGGAGATTCGTTAAGTAATAAGAGTTATTTAAATATTCCAAATATACTTGCTGCTGCTACATCGAGAGGAGTCGATGCTATTCATCCTGGTTATGGATTTCTTGCTGAAAATGATAAATTTGCTGAGATGTGTAATGATCACGGCATAGTTTTTATTGGACCCTCTCCTAAAGCTATTAGATCTATGGGAGATAAATCCACAGCTAAAGAAACTATGGAAGCAGTTGGAGTTCCGACAGTGCCTGGTAGTAAAGGCTTGTTATCAAATATTGATGAAGCTTATAAATTGGCAGATGATATTGGCTATCCGGTAATTATAAAAGCGACAGCTGGAGGAGGTGGAAGAGGTATGAGGTTGGTGGAAAACTCTGATAATCTCGAAAAAATGTTTAAAGCAGCTCAAGGGGAAGCAGAAGCAGCTTTTGGTAATGATGGTTTATATATGGAGAAATTTATAAAGAAGCCAAGACATGTGGAAATTCAAATTTTGGCTGATAGGTCGGGTAATGTTGTTCATTTAGGAGAGCGAGATTGTTCAGTGCAAAGAAGACATCAGAAGTTACTAGAAGAGTCTCCTAGTCCAGCGATAAATGCTGAGCTAAGAAAAAAAATGGGGAACGCAGCAATTGCTGCTGCAAAAAGTATCGGTTACGAAGGAGCTGGGACAGTTGAATTTTTAGTTGATGATGATGATAATTTTTATTTTATGGAAATGAATACTAGGATTCAAGTTGAACATCCTGTTACTGAAATGGTTACGGGAGTAGATTTAATAGCTGAGCAAATTAGAATCGCAAGCGGAGCAAATTTGGAATTTAATCAGGATGATATCCATTTAAACGGTCATGCCATTGAATGTAGAATCAATGCTGAGGATCCTTCTCACAATTTCCGTCCATCACCTGGAAAAATAACAGGGTGGCTGCCGCCTGGTGGTCCCGGTGTAAGGGTGGATAGTCATGTTTATACCGGCTATGAAATTCCTCCTTTCTATGACTCATTAATTGGTAAATTAATAGTCTGGGGGAAAGATCGTAATACTGCAATTAAACGTATGAATAGGGCATTAAATGAATGCGCAGTGACCGGTATTCCTACAACGATCAATTTTCATTTAACTTTACTGAATAAAGATAAATTTAAAGAGGGTAAGATACATACTAAATACGTTGAAGAAGAATTATTACCAAATTACTGA
- a CDS encoding YggT family protein gives MLENFLQILDISLGFFLSYLTIVFLIRLILTWYPKIDLSKGFWLLISIPSSSILNLTKKFVPPIGGVDVGPVIWIGFISFLREILVGQQGLVKLALHSHIS, from the coding sequence TTGCTTGAAAACTTTCTTCAAATTCTAGATATTAGTTTAGGATTTTTTCTATCATATTTAACGATTGTTTTTTTAATAAGATTAATTCTTACTTGGTATCCAAAAATTGATTTAAGTAAGGGTTTTTGGTTGTTAATTTCTATACCATCAAGTTCGATACTAAATTTAACAAAAAAATTTGTTCCTCCTATAGGGGGAGTTGATGTAGGTCCTGTAATTTGGATTGGATTTATAAGTTTTTTAAGAGAGATTTTAGTTGGGCAACAAGGACTTGTAAAACTTGCATTGCACTCACATATCTCATAG
- the psbX gene encoding photosystem II reaction center X protein produces the protein MLQISNLLLVADVSAQAANNSAVGMIGSFIAAALLIVIPATAFLIFVSQNDSLERTSTGRR, from the coding sequence GTGCTTCAAATCTCAAACTTATTACTAGTTGCCGATGTTTCTGCTCAAGCTGCAAATAACTCAGCAGTTGGAATGATAGGTAGTTTTATTGCTGCCGCTTTACTTATCGTTATTCCAGCTACTGCATTTTTGATTTTTGTTAGCCAAAATGATTCTCTTGAGCGTACTTCTACTGGTAGACGCTAG
- a CDS encoding Ycf66 family protein produces MVNASLNWASIVGIVLAVCGGGLYFLRSFKPALARDYDVFFAAIGLLCGGILFFQGWRLDPILQFGQFLLAGTTVFFAYESVRLRGVATDQARRSSYFDDDPISDVPRNSRGRFNDDYDRFEESERPSRRFKPQEDEFEEDYMEGRSRRRNVSRAIPSAAASRSRPSNREANQFENEEPIRRRRREAPERKNSNQSERNNFGERRNLSRNEVKTGSRPRMNRAESRLDNITSPNDSSPLRKKSARSPIRQQTSTAQVEDASFKDTNQVKKTREIRRASSSARSSSKNQNGRYTVGTNKKKPRDNSSRFDD; encoded by the coding sequence GTGGTCAATGCTAGTCTCAATTGGGCCAGTATTGTTGGTATTGTCCTAGCGGTATGTGGTGGAGGTCTTTATTTCTTAAGGTCTTTTAAACCTGCATTGGCAAGAGATTATGATGTTTTTTTTGCAGCTATAGGACTTTTATGCGGGGGAATATTATTTTTTCAAGGCTGGAGGTTAGATCCAATTCTTCAGTTTGGTCAGTTTTTATTAGCAGGAACCACAGTTTTTTTCGCATATGAAAGTGTGCGATTGAGGGGAGTTGCTACTGATCAAGCTAGAAGGTCATCTTATTTTGATGATGATCCTATTTCTGATGTACCCAGAAATTCTAGAGGTCGATTTAATGATGATTACGATAGGTTTGAAGAATCTGAAAGACCATCCAGAAGATTTAAACCTCAAGAAGATGAATTTGAAGAAGACTATATGGAGGGGAGATCCAGAAGAAGGAATGTTTCAAGAGCTATTCCTTCTGCGGCTGCAAGCAGAAGTAGACCATCTAACAGAGAAGCTAATCAGTTTGAAAATGAGGAACCTATAAGGAGAAGAAGAAGAGAGGCTCCTGAACGTAAAAATAGTAATCAATCAGAAAGAAATAACTTTGGTGAGAGACGCAACTTATCTCGCAATGAAGTTAAAACAGGATCAAGACCTAGAATGAATCGTGCAGAATCTAGGCTAGATAATATTACTTCGCCTAATGATTCTTCTCCATTAAGAAAGAAATCTGCAAGATCGCCTATTAGGCAGCAAACCTCAACAGCCCAAGTAGAAGATGCTTCATTCAAAGATACTAATCAAGTAAAAAAAACTCGTGAGATACGTAGAGCAAGTTCATCAGCTAGATCAAGTTCAAAAAATCAAAATGGTAGATATACTGTTGGAACAAACAAAAAGAAACCAAGAGATAACAGCTCTAGATTTGATGATTAA
- a CDS encoding chlorophyll a/b-binding protein, giving the protein MNSKEEQTNSEVTNLENESSKEQHKEANYMNVNTRDNKLDKKSKDIEDKYKFGWSSYSEITNGRFAMIGFLAIILIELFSQQSFLKWAGIL; this is encoded by the coding sequence ATGAATTCTAAAGAAGAACAAACTAACTCAGAAGTAACCAATTTAGAGAATGAGAGTTCTAAAGAACAGCATAAAGAGGCAAATTACATGAATGTAAATACTAGAGACAATAAATTAGATAAAAAATCAAAAGATATTGAAGATAAATATAAATTCGGGTGGAGTAGTTATTCTGAAATTACTAATGGAAGATTTGCAATGATCGGATTCCTAGCAATAATACTAATTGAATTATTTAGTCAACAATCGTTTTTAAAATGGGCAGGAATCTTATAA